In Candidatus Saccharibacteria bacterium oral taxon 488, a single window of DNA contains:
- a CDS encoding NYN domain-containing protein, which translates to MSSKDELTKIDIRSLVENIVGVGVEIVFYGARVQVRRDLDDSILEKTTRFSDVARRLRNTLKNQEITFNEVGKLKVRDSDVCHNCQHRDLRMQEKGVDVGIAVDIVVDSLSGRVDEVILVMALVIR; encoded by the coding sequence ATATCCTCAAAGGACGAACTAACGAAGATAGATATTAGGTCGCTTGTCGAAAATATCGTTGGCGTCGGTGTGGAAATTGTGTTTTATGGTGCCAGAGTGCAAGTTCGTAGGGATCTTGATGATTCAATTCTAGAGAAAACAACGCGTTTTTCGGATGTGGCGCGACGATTAAGAAACACCTTGAAAAATCAAGAAATTACCTTTAATGAAGTCGGTAAATTAAAAGTGCGCGACAGTGATGTGTGTCATAACTGTCAGCACAGAGATCTGCGTATGCAAGAAAAGGGTGTTGATGTTGGTATTGCGGTGGATATTGTTGTTGATTCATTAAGCGGACGGGTTGATGAGGTTATACTGGTAATGGCTTTAGTGATAAGATGA
- a CDS encoding response regulator — MKKLLIIDDDPQWAAVLERYALEVGYTARTVVAAGQAIAMIDEWRPDGLVLDMLLAGETGMALLNELQSHEDLAQLPVVVCSNVTLDLDQLRPFGVRAVLDKARMTPDDVRAALSVLGEEAA; from the coding sequence ATGAAAAAACTTCTGATCATCGATGATGATCCGCAGTGGGCGGCAGTGCTGGAGCGGTATGCGCTGGAGGTGGGGTATACGGCCCGGACAGTGGTGGCGGCTGGACAGGCGATAGCGATGATTGATGAGTGGCGGCCGGATGGTTTGGTGCTTGATATGTTGCTGGCGGGTGAGACGGGGATGGCGCTACTGAATGAGCTGCAAAGTCATGAGGATCTGGCGCAGCTGCCGGTGGTGGTGTGTAGTAATGTGACGCTTGATCTGGATCAGCTGCGGCCATTTGGCGTGCGGGCGGTACTCGATAAGGCGCGAATGACGCCCGATGATGTACGGGCCGCCCTCAGCGTGCTAGGCGAGGAGGCTGCATGA
- a CDS encoding NUDIX domain-containing protein: protein MDIGKTKYTVNLHFKQGTGETFPNWDLAGGGMDFGETIESSLKRELLEEVGYKGDLRHQLFDAS, encoded by the coding sequence ATGGATATTGGAAAGACAAAATATACTGTAAATCTACATTTCAAACAAGGAACAGGCGAAACCTTCCCAAACTGGGATTTGGCGGGCGGTGGCATGGATTTTGGAGAGACGATTGAGTCGTCTTTGAAGCGCGAGCTGCTTGAAGAAGTCGGCTACAAGGGCGATTTGCGCCATCAACTGTTTGACGCGTCGTAA
- a CDS encoding response regulator has translation MQHRKKILLVEDDTALAAVYRSRLELEGFEIREVHNGEDALSATVAFRPDLIVLDAMMPKISGFDVLDILRNTPETTNVRVIMLTALSQQKDRERAEALGVDEYLVKSQVVIGDVVARVKHHLGVS, from the coding sequence ATGCAACACAGGAAAAAAATACTATTGGTTGAAGACGATACAGCACTGGCGGCAGTCTATCGGTCGCGGCTGGAGCTGGAGGGCTTTGAGATTCGTGAGGTGCATAATGGTGAGGACGCGCTGTCGGCAACGGTGGCGTTTCGGCCGGATCTGATCGTACTGGATGCTATGATGCCGAAAATTAGCGGCTTTGACGTGCTCGATATCCTGCGCAATACGCCAGAAACGACCAACGTGCGGGTGATCATGCTGACGGCGCTGAGCCAGCAAAAAGATCGAGAGCGGGCGGAGGCGCTGGGCGTAGATGAATATCTCGTCAAGTCACAGGTGGTGATCGGCGACGTGGTAGCGCGAGTAAAGCATCATTTGGGTGTGTCGTAG
- the xseA gene encoding exodeoxyribonuclease VII large subunit, which translates to MTTIAPRFSVSGFVAVVNQVLETAVPVVEVEGEVAEFAVRQQKFVFFTLKDNESAVNCFMMSWQLRTPIEEGMRVMVQASAKLTAKGKFSLTVQEVKPLGAGHLKRSAELLKAKLAGEGLFDTERKRPLPPYPVRVAVISSTQAAGYADFMKIAGERWGGVQFIVAHVKVQGDGAADQAVRAIAHCNQLAEPPEVIVLIRGGGSAEDLASFNDEHLVRAVAGSRVPVLTGIGHEVDESLCDLAADRRAATPSNAAQLLFPDKYEVRRQLALRLGSVAEVIQRQITEQRLHVTMLQQAALEQWSHRVDIAKNMVLSQQRMIAEYDPEMALRRGYAMISGDRQIGSIVKITTKDKIMKARIESSEQR; encoded by the coding sequence ATGACGACGATAGCGCCGCGGTTTAGTGTCAGCGGCTTTGTAGCGGTTGTCAATCAAGTGCTGGAGACGGCTGTCCCGGTCGTCGAGGTTGAAGGCGAGGTTGCTGAGTTCGCGGTGCGTCAGCAAAAGTTTGTCTTTTTTACCCTCAAGGACAATGAGAGCGCGGTCAATTGTTTCATGATGTCCTGGCAACTCAGGACGCCGATCGAGGAAGGGATGCGCGTGATGGTGCAGGCCTCAGCCAAGCTAACCGCCAAGGGTAAGTTTAGCCTAACGGTACAGGAGGTCAAGCCGCTGGGTGCGGGTCACCTCAAGCGCAGCGCCGAGTTGCTCAAGGCGAAACTGGCGGGCGAAGGGCTGTTTGATACGGAACGGAAGCGTCCCTTGCCGCCATATCCTGTTCGCGTGGCGGTCATTTCTAGTACCCAGGCGGCGGGCTACGCGGATTTTATGAAAATTGCCGGTGAGCGCTGGGGCGGGGTGCAGTTTATCGTCGCTCATGTTAAGGTTCAGGGCGACGGCGCGGCCGATCAGGCGGTGCGGGCGATTGCCCATTGTAATCAGCTGGCGGAGCCGCCGGAGGTGATTGTGCTGATTCGCGGCGGCGGTAGCGCGGAGGACCTCGCGAGCTTTAATGACGAACACTTGGTGCGAGCGGTGGCTGGCAGCCGCGTGCCAGTGCTGACTGGTATCGGGCACGAGGTTGACGAAAGTTTGTGCGATCTGGCGGCTGATCGACGGGCGGCCACGCCGAGTAATGCCGCGCAGCTGCTATTTCCGGATAAATACGAGGTGAGGCGGCAGTTAGCGTTGCGGCTGGGCAGCGTGGCGGAGGTAATTCAGCGGCAGATTACGGAGCAACGCCTTCACGTAACAATGTTGCAACAAGCAGCGCTCGAACAGTGGTCGCACCGCGTTGACATTGCTAAAAATATGGTATTGTCGCAACAACGAATGATTGCTGAGTACGACCCAGAGATGGCGCTGCGGCGCGGTTACGCGATGATCAGCGGCGATCGTCAAATTGGTAGTATTGTGAAGATTACAACAAAAGATAAGATCATGAAAGCGAGGATTGAGAGTAGTGAGCAGCGATAA
- a CDS encoding glycine--tRNA ligase, with translation MSNVLYWSNNDDNRRVANAEKGKTVSTTRMEDIISLCKRRGFIYQGSDVYGGLSGTWDYGPLGVQLKRNIMNLWWRRFVDERDDMYGVDAAILMNQKVWQASGHVDTFSDPLVECNHCKARFREDHLLKDQKEKLDEYEALTEKIQWYREHATAPNFYDEIKEKEPELFKKILDMELGLSEIDLEEASDFGLKEWSHVLRVIKCPNCGTRGDFSEPRQFNMMFKTFVGASGQNELAIDELTGGVDGKRSLNGMKAITYDPQSISYLRPETAQGIFTNFKNVVDSFYPNLPFGIAQQGKAFRNEIAPRDFIFRSREFEQMEIEYFVDPEHWQEAFDELLASTHAFLAELGLKPEHIHELDVPAEDRAHYSEKTIDIEYDYPIGREELMGIAYRTDFDLMNIQRASGKSMEYTVKGTNTKFVPHVIEPSFGVERALMAVLSGAYREDEQNGEKRVYLALPEHLAPVKFAVSPLLKNKPELVEKARDVYAALAKANPGRVMWDDNGNIGKRYRRQDEIGTPYCVVIDFQTLEDGNVTVRERDTTEQRRVNVEEL, from the coding sequence ATGTCAAATGTGCTATACTGGAGCAATAATGATGACAATCGTCGCGTTGCCAACGCGGAGAAAGGGAAGACTGTGAGTACTACAAGAATGGAAGATATTATCAGCCTGTGTAAGCGCCGCGGCTTTATTTATCAGGGGTCGGATGTTTATGGTGGCCTGAGCGGTACGTGGGATTACGGTCCGCTGGGTGTGCAGCTGAAGCGTAATATCATGAATTTGTGGTGGCGCAGGTTTGTTGACGAGCGTGACGACATGTACGGTGTGGATGCGGCAATTTTGATGAATCAAAAAGTCTGGCAGGCGAGCGGGCATGTCGATACGTTCTCTGACCCATTGGTGGAGTGTAACCACTGCAAGGCGCGTTTTCGTGAGGATCACTTGCTCAAAGATCAGAAGGAAAAACTGGACGAGTACGAGGCCCTCACCGAGAAGATCCAATGGTATCGTGAGCATGCCACGGCACCGAATTTTTATGACGAGATCAAGGAAAAAGAGCCCGAGTTGTTCAAAAAAATACTGGACATGGAACTTGGCCTGAGTGAGATTGACCTCGAGGAGGCCAGTGATTTTGGGCTGAAAGAATGGTCACATGTGCTAAGAGTGATTAAATGTCCTAACTGTGGTACGCGAGGTGATTTCAGCGAACCACGGCAGTTTAACATGATGTTCAAGACATTTGTCGGTGCTAGCGGGCAAAATGAGCTGGCGATTGATGAGTTGACGGGGGGCGTCGATGGTAAGCGTAGCCTCAATGGTATGAAAGCGATTACCTACGATCCACAGTCGATTTCCTATCTCCGCCCCGAAACAGCCCAGGGCATCTTCACTAATTTCAAAAACGTCGTCGATAGTTTTTACCCCAATTTGCCGTTTGGCATTGCTCAGCAGGGTAAGGCGTTTCGTAATGAAATTGCGCCGCGCGATTTCATTTTCCGTTCTCGGGAATTTGAGCAGATGGAGATTGAATATTTCGTTGATCCTGAGCACTGGCAAGAGGCGTTTGATGAATTGCTGGCTAGCACGCATGCGTTTTTGGCAGAACTGGGTCTGAAACCAGAGCACATTCACGAGCTGGACGTGCCGGCGGAGGATCGGGCGCACTACAGCGAAAAGACGATCGACATTGAGTACGATTATCCAATCGGCCGCGAGGAGCTGATGGGCATCGCGTATCGGACTGATTTTGACCTGATGAACATCCAGCGCGCCAGCGGCAAGAGCATGGAATACACCGTCAAGGGAACGAACACAAAATTTGTTCCGCACGTCATTGAGCCGTCGTTTGGTGTGGAGCGAGCGCTGATGGCGGTATTGTCGGGTGCGTACCGCGAGGATGAGCAAAATGGTGAAAAGCGGGTGTATTTGGCGCTGCCAGAGCACTTAGCACCAGTCAAATTTGCCGTTTCGCCGCTGCTGAAAAACAAGCCAGAATTGGTGGAAAAAGCCCGCGACGTCTACGCCGCACTTGCCAAAGCCAACCCCGGCCGGGTGATGTGGGATGACAACGGCAACATCGGCAAACGCTACCGCCGCCAAGACGAAATCGGTACGCCGTACTGCGTGGTCATCGACTTCCAGACGCTGGAGGACGGCAACGTCACCGTGCGTGAGCGGGATACGACGGAGCAGCGGCGGGTGAATGTTGAGGAGCTATAG
- the cyaB gene encoding class IV adenylate cyclase, which yields MREIEIKVRLRDKEGLLAALAAKGVVLSEPVHQRDQVFGLSGEAGGDGNTAPWLRVRTETRGQGEDATKRALFTFKRSVTGQLDSIEHETEVRDPDAVIAIVKELGFVAFSDVSKIRQTGTLNGIEVCVDSVEGLGDFIELEQLADEDADPVAIVNGLWREMAELGIGSRHDEVTDGYDILMKKLREQ from the coding sequence ATGAGAGAAATTGAGATAAAAGTTAGATTGCGAGATAAAGAAGGGTTGCTGGCTGCGCTGGCGGCTAAGGGTGTTGTTCTCAGCGAGCCAGTGCATCAGCGTGATCAGGTGTTTGGTTTGTCGGGAGAAGCTGGTGGTGACGGCAATACAGCGCCTTGGTTGCGAGTGCGTACCGAGACGCGTGGACAAGGTGAAGATGCAACAAAGCGGGCGTTATTCACTTTCAAACGATCAGTGACCGGGCAGCTGGATAGTATTGAGCATGAAACAGAAGTTCGCGATCCAGATGCTGTGATCGCTATCGTTAAGGAGCTGGGCTTTGTAGCGTTTTCGGATGTGTCAAAGATTCGCCAGACTGGCACGTTAAATGGTATAGAAGTATGTGTCGATTCGGTGGAGGGCTTAGGTGACTTTATAGAGTTAGAGCAATTAGCCGATGAGGATGCTGATCCTGTCGCTATAGTCAATGGTTTGTGGCGCGAGATGGCTGAGTTGGGGATTGGTAGCCGGCACGATGAGGTGACGGATGGCTATGATATCCTGATGAAGAAGTTGAGGGAACAGTAA
- a CDS encoding type II toxin-antitoxin system death-on-curing family toxin, giving the protein MIRYLEIDEILKLHFWIIEDFGGSHGVRDELGLKSLVAAPQTIVFGEEQYVSVHEKAAVYLRNCIADHVFTDGNKRTAVTITGIFLARNGWRMTAAAAELENFAVRVATDHLDIDAIADWLKRHSQMRVS; this is encoded by the coding sequence ATGATTCGCTATCTGGAGATTGACGAAATTCTAAAGCTGCACTTTTGGATAATTGAGGATTTTGGCGGCTCGCATGGCGTACGCGATGAACTGGGGCTAAAGTCGCTAGTGGCCGCGCCGCAAACAATTGTTTTTGGCGAGGAGCAATATGTGTCAGTTCACGAAAAGGCGGCGGTCTATTTGCGTAATTGTATAGCAGACCATGTCTTTACCGATGGCAATAAGCGCACAGCGGTGACGATTACTGGCATCTTTTTGGCGAGAAATGGCTGGAGAATGACTGCGGCGGCTGCTGAACTAGAAAATTTCGCCGTCCGCGTCGCGACCGATCATCTCGATATTGATGCGATTGCTGATTGGCTGAAGCGCCACTCGCAGATGCGCGTATCCTAA
- a CDS encoding flippase-like domain-containing protein, whose translation MGDMVSKGIRQLLEACKSPRTIMSLVTLAVLVLIIFLSRAELVRAWELLGRANIWLLMLLLPFQIIVYFAGGEMIFAYLRDKKLIGHISRFEQTRIALELNLVNHIFPSGGVSGISYTTWRMHKLGVSSARSTFAQVIRYVTGFLSLMVLLILAVLILSIDGQVNRYIVTSSFFLVLVVLALTFGLIFMFSSRKRMHNTAVRVSRLINAVVRWATLGKIKRLLVSTKIEAFFAEMHDDFVELSEHRGLLIKPLVWGAIYAIFDVLMFIVAFWALGVSVNPAVLIIGYGVAGLASLVAFTPGGAGVYEAIMIVFLSMTGVAPDVAIAGIVLTRVILLAGTIIFGYIFYQHALIKYGQPDDDDSAAV comes from the coding sequence ATGGGCGATATGGTGTCGAAAGGGATACGGCAACTTTTGGAAGCATGTAAGTCACCACGGACGATCATGAGCCTCGTGACGTTGGCAGTGCTGGTGCTGATTATTTTTCTGTCGCGGGCGGAATTGGTACGAGCGTGGGAGCTGCTCGGCCGGGCGAATATCTGGCTATTGATGTTGCTGCTACCGTTTCAAATTATCGTCTATTTCGCGGGCGGCGAGATGATTTTTGCCTATCTTCGCGACAAAAAACTGATCGGGCATATCTCGCGGTTTGAGCAGACGCGAATTGCGCTGGAACTGAATCTGGTTAATCACATTTTCCCGTCAGGCGGCGTCAGCGGTATTTCCTACACGACGTGGCGAATGCACAAGCTCGGTGTCAGCTCAGCGCGCTCGACGTTTGCTCAGGTGATACGTTACGTGACGGGCTTTTTGTCGCTGATGGTGCTGCTGATCCTAGCGGTATTAATCTTGTCAATTGACGGGCAGGTCAATCGCTACATCGTAACGTCAAGTTTCTTCCTCGTGCTAGTGGTGCTGGCGCTAACATTTGGGCTGATTTTTATGTTCTCGTCGCGAAAGCGGATGCACAACACGGCGGTGCGGGTGTCGCGGCTAATCAACGCGGTAGTGCGCTGGGCGACACTGGGCAAGATCAAGCGGCTGCTGGTTTCGACGAAAATTGAGGCGTTTTTTGCCGAGATGCATGATGATTTCGTGGAACTGTCGGAGCATCGAGGCCTACTCATCAAGCCGCTGGTCTGGGGTGCGATTTATGCCATTTTCGATGTGCTGATGTTCATCGTAGCCTTTTGGGCGCTAGGCGTATCGGTTAATCCAGCGGTGCTGATCATCGGCTACGGCGTGGCGGGACTGGCGAGCCTGGTGGCCTTTACGCCGGGTGGTGCGGGTGTGTACGAAGCGATTATGATCGTTTTTCTCAGCATGACCGGTGTAGCGCCGGACGTGGCGATCGCTGGAATTGTGCTGACGCGTGTGATCTTGCTTGCAGGGACGATTATCTTTGGGTATATATTTTATCAGCACGCGTTGATCAAGTACGGGCAGCCAGATGACGACGATAGCGCCGCGGTTTAG
- a CDS encoding HAMP domain-containing histidine kinase: protein MAQPQWSDKEFAAMPSIAVAAHELKAPLALIRQMSLLIEDGGLSPAEAQLMQRRVTLTAERSLALVQDLARTVNVQPTLFPLEPVNPLALLTQLAHQSRDMLRLYDRRVTWPRAGKKRLVVANPLLLGRIMMNFLDNAMRYSEAGAAIHVTVRQAGTMVRLGVRDFGPMMSLAEYRRLVDEMTTRKSVRTRPDSSGLGVYIAATFARAMGGQIGLIRHRDGLTFYVDVPLSEQMSLL, encoded by the coding sequence ATGGCGCAGCCACAGTGGAGTGATAAGGAGTTTGCTGCAATGCCGAGCATAGCGGTGGCAGCGCATGAGCTGAAGGCGCCGCTGGCGTTGATTCGGCAGATGAGTTTATTGATCGAGGACGGTGGGCTCAGTCCAGCCGAGGCGCAACTGATGCAGCGGCGAGTGACGCTGACGGCGGAGCGCTCGCTGGCCTTAGTGCAGGATTTGGCGCGTACCGTGAATGTGCAGCCAACGCTATTTCCGCTGGAGCCGGTTAATCCGCTGGCACTACTGACCCAATTGGCACATCAGTCGCGCGACATGCTGCGGCTGTATGACCGGCGGGTGACGTGGCCGCGGGCGGGCAAGAAGCGGCTGGTGGTGGCCAATCCATTGCTGCTCGGGCGGATTATGATGAATTTTCTCGATAATGCGATGCGCTACAGCGAGGCTGGGGCAGCAATTCACGTGACTGTTCGCCAGGCAGGGACGATGGTGCGGCTGGGTGTGCGGGATTTTGGGCCGATGATGAGCCTGGCTGAGTATCGGCGGCTGGTGGATGAGATGACTACGCGTAAATCAGTCAGAACTCGGCCGGATAGTAGCGGCCTCGGAGTATATATCGCTGCGACGTTCGCGCGGGCGATGGGTGGGCAGATCGGGCTGATACGCCACCGGGACGGACTGACGTTTTATGTTGATGTGCCGCTCAGCGAGCAGATGAGCTTATTATGA
- a CDS encoding methyltransferase domain-containing protein, translating into MIVRGDLHASKSCRIPFDTISPIISRSFCYNQTMYITLLGRQPEISLAELAAVFGADCVNRISQQFAEVQTSQFDITTLGGTIKYAEVITELPASRTDKTSLLAASRFITQHYQAKWAHSPHKITLGLSAYNLAVAARDIQKTGLILKSSLKKSGTSLRLIPNDQPALSTATAHNNKLGGSPYKVELLLVKTTGGRLIIAESRGVQNITAYTRRDRHRPRRDAFVGMLPPKLAQIMLNLALGAGSLTRQRPHDNSVTSSDSSLSDKSMVLRTALPDAFDLEETAGSQAAVTILDPFCGTGTVLQEALLAGYDVVGTDLSQKMVDYTTENLSWLQSTFTAPGNVIDIHQADATTHHWPNSTHLTAVVCETYLGQPFSAPPAPQKLAEVAGNCNHIITGFLTNIRPQLAPNTPLCIAVPAWYDASGRATHLPLIKNLQKLGYHQLNHIPLIYRRPDQVVARELLILRTSRAPDG; encoded by the coding sequence ATGATCGTCCGTGGTGACTTACATGCTTCCAAAAGTTGCCGTATCCCTTTCGACACCATATCGCCCATTATATCACGCAGTTTTTGCTATAATCAAACCATGTACATCACCCTGCTTGGCCGCCAGCCAGAGATCTCGCTCGCCGAACTTGCGGCGGTGTTTGGCGCAGACTGTGTCAATCGCATCAGCCAGCAGTTTGCCGAAGTTCAAACATCTCAATTTGATATTACCACCTTGGGCGGCACCATTAAATACGCCGAAGTGATCACCGAGCTACCAGCCAGCCGCACCGATAAAACCTCGCTCCTCGCCGCTTCGCGCTTCATCACCCAGCATTATCAAGCCAAGTGGGCGCACTCGCCGCATAAAATCACCCTCGGTCTCAGCGCTTATAACCTAGCCGTTGCCGCCCGTGATATCCAAAAAACCGGCCTCATCCTCAAATCATCCCTCAAAAAATCTGGCACCAGCCTCCGCCTCATCCCCAACGATCAGCCCGCCCTCTCCACTGCCACCGCACACAATAATAAGCTCGGTGGTTCGCCGTATAAAGTCGAGCTACTTCTCGTCAAAACGACCGGCGGCCGCCTGATCATTGCCGAGAGCCGCGGCGTCCAAAACATCACCGCCTACACCCGCCGCGACCGCCATCGCCCTAGGCGCGACGCCTTCGTTGGCATGCTGCCGCCCAAACTGGCGCAGATTATGCTAAATTTGGCGCTGGGTGCTGGATCGCTGACCCGTCAAAGACCACACGACAATTCTGTGACAAGCTCGGATTCCAGCCTCTCCGATAAGTCGATGGTTCTGCGGACGGCGTTGCCGGATGCATTCGACTTGGAGGAGACGGCTGGAAGCCAAGCTGCCGTGACAATCCTCGACCCCTTCTGCGGCACTGGCACCGTCCTGCAAGAAGCCCTGCTTGCTGGCTACGACGTCGTCGGCACCGACCTCAGCCAAAAAATGGTTGATTACACCACTGAGAACCTGTCGTGGCTACAATCAACGTTCACCGCACCCGGCAACGTCATTGACATTCATCAAGCCGACGCCACCACGCACCACTGGCCAAACAGCACGCACCTCACTGCCGTTGTCTGCGAAACTTACCTCGGACAGCCCTTTTCCGCACCGCCCGCGCCTCAAAAACTAGCAGAAGTTGCCGGCAACTGTAATCACATTATCACCGGCTTCCTCACTAATATCCGTCCGCAGCTAGCTCCAAACACGCCGCTATGCATCGCCGTGCCAGCGTGGTACGACGCATCCGGCCGGGCCACTCATCTGCCGCTAATAAAAAACCTCCAAAAACTTGGCTATCACCAACTCAACCACATCCCGCTCATCTATCGCCGCCCCGACCAGGTCGTCGCCCGCGAGCTACTGATCCTGCGGACTAGCCGAGCACCGGACGGTTAA
- the recO gene encoding DNA repair protein RecO codes for MKDGERLKAIVLRRTDYAEADRVLQLLTPQGRRAVIAKGVRRERSKLAGGIELLALCDVVIRSGRGELGLLTSARLSAFYRHILEDYERMQFAYQALKLVAQATETVDGPEWFAVLSQVLAWLDRPAVDRLLIETWFYMQYAGLLGDELNLRTDVAGRMLTSDKSYMYDPSEKALRPSEQGDLMADHIKLLRLIQAKPLENLTHIGGLGPVIASCWLVTRQHAAV; via the coding sequence ATGAAAGACGGTGAGCGACTCAAGGCGATTGTGCTACGGCGGACGGATTACGCGGAGGCTGATCGAGTACTGCAGCTGCTAACGCCTCAGGGGCGGCGGGCGGTGATTGCCAAGGGGGTGCGCCGCGAGCGGAGCAAGCTGGCTGGCGGCATTGAGCTCCTGGCGCTGTGTGACGTGGTGATTCGTTCGGGCCGTGGTGAGCTGGGGCTGCTGACCAGTGCCAGGCTCAGCGCGTTTTATCGGCACATCCTCGAGGATTATGAGCGGATGCAGTTCGCTTACCAAGCGCTCAAGCTGGTGGCGCAGGCGACCGAGACCGTTGATGGGCCGGAGTGGTTCGCGGTGCTCAGTCAGGTGCTGGCGTGGCTTGATCGGCCGGCGGTTGATCGGCTGCTGATCGAGACGTGGTTTTATATGCAGTACGCCGGGCTGCTGGGCGATGAGCTGAATCTACGCACTGACGTGGCCGGGCGGATGCTGACGAGCGATAAATCATACATGTACGATCCAAGCGAAAAAGCCCTAAGGCCAAGCGAGCAGGGCGACCTAATGGCCGATCATATCAAGCTGCTGCGCCTCATCCAAGCCAAGCCGCTAGAAAATCTCACCCACATCGGCGGCCTCGGCCCGGTCATCGCTAGTTGTTGGCTGGTGACTAGGCAGCATGCGGCGGTGTAG
- a CDS encoding AbrB/MazE/SpoVT family DNA-binding domain-containing protein, giving the protein MVITTIQKVIKIGSSRGVTLPARDLRALGIRDGDEVRLTVEQIRPIKQANKPLLRQEYDDFKKQYGETLKNLADR; this is encoded by the coding sequence ATGGTAATCACTACGATTCAAAAAGTTATCAAGATTGGTTCCAGCCGCGGCGTGACGCTGCCAGCGCGGGATTTGCGGGCGCTGGGGATTCGCGATGGCGACGAGGTGCGATTAACGGTTGAGCAGATAAGGCCAATTAAACAGGCAAATAAGCCGTTGCTTCGCCAGGAATACGATGATTTTAAAAAACAATACGGCGAAACGCTGAAAAATTTGGCAGACCGATGA
- a CDS encoding 50S ribosomal protein L27 translates to MSKVKAGGSSKNIHNNPGQRLGVKRFGGQKVNAGEVLVRQTGATKVAGAGAYMSRNYTIHAAKSGVVTFKRVKKTRFTGKTERRTQVCVG, encoded by the coding sequence ATGTCAAAAGTCAAAGCTGGTGGCTCAAGTAAAAACATCCACAACAACCCTGGCCAACGCCTCGGCGTCAAGCGTTTCGGCGGCCAAAAAGTCAACGCCGGTGAGGTACTCGTCCGCCAAACGGGCGCCACGAAAGTCGCTGGTGCAGGTGCATACATGAGCCGCAACTACACCATCCACGCTGCTAAGTCCGGTGTCGTCACCTTTAAGCGAGTCAAGAAAACCAGGTTCACTGGCAAAACCGAGCGACGAACCCAGGTTTGCGTCGGCTAG
- a CDS encoding NUDIX hydrolase produces MTKLANGHLVARDSVGVTRHDYLYRISLKALIYNDAGQILVVKEINRTYWDLPGGGMDYDEDFESSLKRELYEEVGYKGDLRYQLFDASEQMYIERLDVNQICFYCRVWPDNFNFAVGEEGDEVVFIDPEELLLQKSEVDAPERAYRVHEKWQELHSEIVR; encoded by the coding sequence ATGACAAAACTTGCAAACGGACATCTCGTTGCGCGAGATTCAGTTGGAGTGACTCGCCACGACTACCTTTACCGCATCTCGCTCAAAGCGCTAATTTATAACGATGCTGGGCAAATATTGGTCGTTAAGGAAATTAATCGGACGTACTGGGATTTACCGGGCGGAGGTATGGATTATGATGAAGATTTTGAATCATCGCTGAAACGCGAGTTGTACGAAGAAGTTGGCTATAAAGGTGATTTGCGCTATCAGCTGTTTGACGCATCAGAACAGATGTATATCGAGCGGCTTGATGTAAATCAAATCTGTTTTTATTGCCGCGTCTGGCCAGATAACTTTAATTTTGCAGTAGGTGAAGAGGGCGATGAGGTGGTGTTTATTGACCCGGAGGAATTACTGCTTCAGAAGAGCGAGGTTGACGCACCAGAACGGGCATATAGAGTGCATGAGAAATGGCAGGAGCTGCATAGCGAAATCGTGCGGTAG